GCTCGGTGAGGCGGGAGGAGGAGTGAGACATGGCGGAGCAGGAACGAAAGCAAAAACGCGAGGCCGGCAATGCGCCACCTGAAGCGGCCGAGCCGAATCCAGAGACCGTAAAAAAAGGGAAGAAGATTAAGGAGGACCTTGACAAACTCATGGATGAGATCGACGAGGTCCTCGAGGAGAACGCCGAGGAGTTCGTAAAAAGCTACGTCCAGCGCGGCGGAGAATAACCCCGGAGGGTGGAGTTACGCATGCCTATCTACGAGTATCGCTGTACGAGCTGTGATCAGGTATTCGAAAAACTCGTCTTAAGCCACGATGTTATAATAGAATGCCCGCACTGCCCAGGGGCGGCTGTAGAAAAGCAGCTTTCCGCTTTCAGCTTTAAAGGCGAGCGCAAGATCATCGGCTCTGGCACCCTAAGTAACGCAGGCTCGGGTTGTGCGCCAAGCGGGTGAGGGACCTGCACCTAACCTCGGCGTGTCCGAGGTGAAATGCACTCAACAAGTGATAGCTGCCGATCGGGAAGCCATTGCGCCGATCACTATTGTACTGTTCCCCTCCGCATATTCTTTGTAGCCTCCTGGAATTCCTCCATGCGCCCCGTCTCAAATACCTGCACGTGTCGCCTACCGTGACTACCCGGACCGCTCCACCCTTGCATCCACTGGGGGTTCATTCCACGCGGCTTGCCGCGAGTTCGTCATGCCGGCGGAAGCCGGTATCCAGGGGACCTGACTGAATTCCTCCGTATCCAGTACGGGGCAGACGTGTCGCGCACCTGTCTGCGTGCGGAGACGCACAGGCAGGCGGAATGACGGGCCGGAACAGGATACGATACCCAGTGGCTTGTCGTGGGGTAGTTCATTCTGTAATCATTGGGATGAAGAGAAGCGTGGAGGCGGCGGGCGGACTCGAACCGCCGAATA
The nucleotide sequence above comes from Candidatus Methylomirabilis tolerans. Encoded proteins:
- a CDS encoding zinc ribbon domain-containing protein, which translates into the protein MPIYEYRCTSCDQVFEKLVLSHDVIIECPHCPGAAVEKQLSAFSFKGERKIIGSGTLSNAGSGCAPSG
- a CDS encoding ubiquitin-like protein Pup — protein: MAEQERKQKREAGNAPPEAAEPNPETVKKGKKIKEDLDKLMDEIDEVLEENAEEFVKSYVQRGGE